The genomic window TTCACAGTCCCGTCTGCCCGGTGACGTCTGGCACGCTCGCTCGCGGCGTTGTCGTCGGTCGCCGATGTCCCCTGTGGCCCTTCGGGCACTGGAGGTGACCCCACCGCATGGACTCCGTCTTCCGCCGTGCGGATCGCACGCACCAGACACCGCCGGGCCCGCCCTTCGGACGAGGAGCACGAGGAGCGGCATGGGCAACTGCGTACCGGTTCCTGGCAAGCGGGGCGTGGTACCGGCCCGGACGCGGCTGCCAGGCTTGCCCGCATGACCGCCACCGCTGGGGCGCCAGCATCCACCGTGAACGAGCTCAGCCTTCCCTACGAGCTGCCGGACACCGCCGCCGCCGACTTCGCTCGCGACGGCTTCGTCCATCTGCCGAACGTGCTCTCGCCCGAGACGATCGGCGCCTACGAACCCGAGGTGACGAGCGAGGTCATCCGGCTCAACACCCAGCACCTGCCGCTGGCGGAGCGCGACACCTACGGCAAGGCGTTCCTCCAGGTGGGCAACTTGTGGGAGCACAGCGAGAAGGTGCGCCGGCTCGTCCACTCCCGGCGCCTCGCCGGTATCGCCGCCCGCCTCCTCGGCGTGGACGCGGTCCGGCTCTACCACGACCAGGCGCTGTACAAGGAGCCCGGCGGCGGCATCACGCCCTGGCACGCCGACCAGTACTACTGGCCGCTCGCCTCGGACCGCTGCTGCACCATCTGGCTTCCGCTGCAGGAGACCCCGTACGAGATGGGCCCGCTGGCCTTCGCGCGCGGCAGCCACCGGTTCTCCCACGGCCGCGACCTGCCGATCAGCGACGCGTCCGAGGCGCGGCTCAAGGAGGCCCTCGCACGGCAGGACTTCGAGGACGTCGTGGAGCCCTTCGCCCTCGGCGACGCGAGCTTCCACCTCGGCTGGACCTTCCACCACGCCTGCCCGAACCGCGGTACCGCCGCGCGCCGCGTCATGACGGTGATCTACATGGACGCGGACGCCCGCGTCGCCGAGCCGGTCAACGAGCACCAGAAGGCCGACCTCGGCTGGATGCCCGGCACCGGGACCGGGGAGATCCCCGACACCCCGCGCAACCCGGTGCTGTACGACGCGCGTACGGCCTGACCGCGCGAGCCCCGCCCCGCCCCGTCTCGCCGACGCCGACATCCGGGGCGCGCGGAGTCGGGGCGCGAGGGAGTCGGGGCCCGCGGGTCTCCCGGTCCGCCCGCCCGTGCCCGTCAGTCGGCCACCCCCGCCTCGGCCAGCACCTGCTCGGCCCGCACCCGTACGACCAGTTCGCCCGGCACGCCGTTGCGCGCGCCGAACTCCTCGGCGCGCTCCTCGCCCACGTACCGCGCGGCGATCCTCGTCGCCCACAGACGCAGCTCGGTCGGCTCCTCGCTGACCTCGGCACGGCCCCTGATCAGCACATACGCAAACGGCGGCCGGTCGTCGTCCACGCACAGCGCCACGCGTCCGTCCCGCACGAGGTTGCGGCCCTTGACCGTGCGCTTGCCCGTGTTGAAGACGATGTCGTCACCGTCGAGCACGAACCACACCGGCGCGACATGCGGACTCCCGTCCGCGCGCACCGTCGACAGTTTTCCCGTACGCGTCCCCTCGGAGACGAACGCCCGCCACTGCTCCTGTGTCATCTGCTTCGCCATGTCCGCCATCCTGCGACGCCGACGGCCTCCCGCGAAGGCGACTCTCCGCCGATCCGCCCGCCCGGCGGTCCCCGCTGACGCCGTGCGCCCCGGATGACGCCTTGCCCCAACGGGACCGGTGAGGAAGGCTTACCCGATACACGGGGCAACGGGGAACACATGAACGGGGAGGACTGTTAATGGCGCTGGACAAGGAACTCGACTGGCTCCTGGACGACCTGACCAAGCGGGTCGAGCACATACGGCACGCACTCGTGCTCTCCAACGACGGCCTGGTCACCGGAGCCAGCACGGGTCTCGAACGGGAGGACGCGGAGCACCTCGCGGCCGTCTCCTCCGGACTGCAGAGCCTCGCCAGGGGCTCGGGGCGGCACTTCGGGGCGGGCAAGGCCCGCCAGACGATGGTCGAGTTCGACGACGCGTTGCTCTTCGTCACCGCCGCGGGCGAGGGCAGTTGCCTGTGCGTCCTCAGCGAGGCGGAGGCCGATGTCGGCCAGGTCGCCTACGAGATGACGCTGCTGGTGAACCGCGTGGGCGAGCACCTCGCCGTGGACGCGCGGCAGCCCGGCCGCGTCACCCTCTCCGGCTTCTGACCGACCCGGGTCCCTGGATCCGCGCGGGACCGCCGGTCACGCTCCGGCCGTCCAGCGCTGGTCGCGGTCACCGTCGGCCGGGTCGAAGCCGAGGGCACTGCCCTCGGAGTCGCCGAGGGGCTCAAGGGCGAAATCCGGCGCGACCCGCGGGCGTATCGCCCCTGAACCGTCGACGGTGAAGAGCAGGTTGAGACCGTTCCTGCCGTCGACGGAGGCACAGGACCAGATACCGGCCCCGCGGTCGCTGTCGCCCCGCGAGTCGAGGCAGTAGCCGGGATCCGCCTTGCTGCGCAGCAGCCCGCTGGAGTCCAGGCTCCACTGCTGGGTCCGGGCACCGTCGCAGCGGGCCGTGACGACATCGGTGCGGTTCTCCATCACTCCGTCCTCGATGTCGAGGCACAGTCCGGTGTCCGCGTTGACCACCTGGACGTAGCCGCCTCCCGGGACGATCGGCGCGGGCCGGTGCGGTGCGTGCGTCGACACCGTGGGCGCGGGTGGCGGCGCGGCGGGGACCGTGGGCGAAGGCGCGGGACTCGGTGCGTGCGAAGGGCTCTTCGACGGCCTCCCGGAGGGGCTCGCCGGCGCGGTTTGGGTGGGTGTGGGGACGATTCCAGGAACGGTGTCCCGGGCATCCTGAGCCGGCGGTACCTCGGCGTGGCCGGGTGCCGGGGCGGGGCCGTCCGAGGCAACGGCCAGCACGGTGCCGGCGACGGCCGCGCCCGCCAGCGCTGCGGCGACCAGGACGCCCGAGCGCACCGGCCGCCGCGGATCCCACCCCGGCGCGGTGGCGGAGGGGATGAACGCCGTGAGGCCGACGGCTGCTTCCGGAGCGGCCGGCCGGGCCGGAACAAGGCCCGGCAGCCCGAGCACCGGGCCCTGGCCCTCGCCCTGGCTGTGGTTGTGGTTGCGGTTGCGGTCCTGGAGGTGGCCGTGGAGGTGGCCTCGGCCTCGGTCCGCATACGCGGCGCCGCCCCACCCCAGGAGGCCGTCGGCGAACACGGCCCGGGGGTCGGCCGCCATGCGTGCGAGCTCCGCGACCAGCCGCGTACAGCTCGGGCACTCCGCCAGATGGACCGTCAGATCCTCGCTGCGCCGCCCGTCCTCCGGCCGCGCCGCGGCCTCGATGATCCGGCGGAAGCCGAGGCACTTCCTTTCTCCGGCGCGCTCCAGGTGCGCCTGGATATAGGCATGGCGCAGAGCGTCCCGCGCCCTGTCCTGCAGCTCGGGGACGAGCCTCGGAGGGACGCCCAGGTACGAGGCGACCGTGGCGTCCGGCTCCTCGTCCACCACCGCGTACCAGAGGACGCCCCGCGTCGGCTCCGGCAGCCCGTAGAACGCCGTGACCATGGCGGACGACGCCTCGAAACGAAGCGGCCGCGGACCGGCCGCAGCGGCCGGACCGGGTGCATCGGCCGCACCGGCCGCACCGGCCGAAGAGTCCGCGGCGACATCGGCGTACTGGTCCGTCCACTCGGCGAAGCCGGACACGAGCCGTTCCCGCCTGCCGCCGGCAGCCCAGGCGGCGCCCGCCCGCTGAACGAGCATCAGCAGGTGGTGCCGCCAGGTCCCGCGCGGCCGGAGGCCCCGGAAGGCTTCCTTGGCGGCGAGGTCGAAGGCGAGGACGGCCAGCTGGTTCCCGGCGGTCTGATGGCGCCCGCAGAGCCGGGCGTAGTCCAGAACCGCGGGCAGGTGGCGGCGCTTGAGCTCCTGGGCCGCGGGATGGGCGTGAAGGGCGCCGGCCCGCAGTCGATCGGTGAGCTCGGCGTCCGA from Streptomyces sp. FIT100 includes these protein-coding regions:
- a CDS encoding phytanoyl-CoA dioxygenase family protein, with amino-acid sequence MTATAGAPASTVNELSLPYELPDTAAADFARDGFVHLPNVLSPETIGAYEPEVTSEVIRLNTQHLPLAERDTYGKAFLQVGNLWEHSEKVRRLVHSRRLAGIAARLLGVDAVRLYHDQALYKEPGGGITPWHADQYYWPLASDRCCTIWLPLQETPYEMGPLAFARGSHRFSHGRDLPISDASEARLKEALARQDFEDVVEPFALGDASFHLGWTFHHACPNRGTAARRVMTVIYMDADARVAEPVNEHQKADLGWMPGTGTGEIPDTPRNPVLYDARTA
- a CDS encoding PPOX class F420-dependent oxidoreductase, producing MAKQMTQEQWRAFVSEGTRTGKLSTVRADGSPHVAPVWFVLDGDDIVFNTGKRTVKGRNLVRDGRVALCVDDDRPPFAYVLIRGRAEVSEEPTELRLWATRIAARYVGEERAEEFGARNGVPGELVVRVRAEQVLAEAGVAD
- a CDS encoding roadblock/LC7 domain-containing protein; the encoded protein is MALDKELDWLLDDLTKRVEHIRHALVLSNDGLVTGASTGLEREDAEHLAAVSSGLQSLARGSGRHFGAGKARQTMVEFDDALLFVTAAGEGSCLCVLSEAEADVGQVAYEMTLLVNRVGEHLAVDARQPGRVTLSGF
- a CDS encoding RICIN domain-containing protein translates to MPELQRFGPVPADEKTDCTTLSDAELTDRLRAGALHAHPAAQELKRRHLPAVLDYARLCGRHQTAGNQLAVLAFDLAAKEAFRGLRPRGTWRHHLLMLVQRAGAAWAAGGRRERLVSGFAEWTDQYADVAADSSAGAAGAADAPGPAAAAGPRPLRFEASSAMVTAFYGLPEPTRGVLWYAVVDEEPDATVASYLGVPPRLVPELQDRARDALRHAYIQAHLERAGERKCLGFRRIIEAAARPEDGRRSEDLTVHLAECPSCTRLVAELARMAADPRAVFADGLLGWGGAAYADRGRGHLHGHLQDRNRNHNHSQGEGQGPVLGLPGLVPARPAAPEAAVGLTAFIPSATAPGWDPRRPVRSGVLVAAALAGAAVAGTVLAVASDGPAPAPGHAEVPPAQDARDTVPGIVPTPTQTAPASPSGRPSKSPSHAPSPAPSPTVPAAPPPAPTVSTHAPHRPAPIVPGGGYVQVVNADTGLCLDIEDGVMENRTDVVTARCDGARTQQWSLDSSGLLRSKADPGYCLDSRGDSDRGAGIWSCASVDGRNGLNLLFTVDGSGAIRPRVAPDFALEPLGDSEGSALGFDPADGDRDQRWTAGA